The following is a genomic window from Ethanoligenens harbinense YUAN-3.
CCAAAATAAGCTTCACAAATACAATTATGACGGCGGCTACCATTTACCTTATGCATTATCTCATATCATTTATTGCGGTGAAATCAAGAACCTTTGCAAGAGTTGTGTTTGGAAAAGAAGAAATTCTTATATCAAAGGGACAGATACAGCGAAAAAATATGATGAAGAGCCTGTTCCCGATTGAGCTTCTGCTGGCCGGGCTTCGTGAGGTGGATGCTCCCAATATTGATGAAGTCGATACGGCGATGCTTGAGACAAGCGGCCGTGTGAGTGTGCTGAAAAAAACTGATCATATTCCCGTCACTCCCGCCGACTTGAATATTCCCGTAACCGGAGGAGGGCTTCCAAAAGTTTTAATCAACGATGGGAAAATTATAGATCAAAACCTCGAAGAAATAGGACACGACAGAAATTGGCTGATTGGTGAACTGAACCAGCAAGGGGCTATGGATGCTGAGGACATTTACCTTGCGACTATAGATGAAACGGGGAAAGTATATTGTTCTCTGAGGAAAAAGAAAGGAAGATAACATTGTTAACTGAACGGGAAATCATAAACAATGCTTTGAAAGAAATGTTGTTTATGGAAGATGTGGCCGCGCAAAAGATTGCACAGACCGCACAACAAATCACAATTCCTAACCTGCAAGGTATTTTAAATGGCATGGAAGCAGCCTCAAGGAGCAACATGCAGTCTATTTCTCAGAAAATGTCTGAAATGTCGATCTTCTGAAAGGAGGTGCCTTGTGAACAACAACTTGAATATGCTGCATGATTTACTGCAAACCGAGATAACAAACCAATCCATGTACAACAAGTACATGATGGATATCCAGAATCCGGAAATCAGGCAGATGTTTATGCAGATGCGGGATGGGAAAATGCAGCAGGTAACGCAGCTGCAGCAGGAAATAAAAAATTTCATGCGATCCTGAAAAATCCCTTTCTTGCATGGCGGATACAGTGTTCTTATAGAATTTGCAACCCGCAAATCCGCATAAATACAGGCAAAGTGAAAGACCGGCGATTCAAAATCGTCGGTCTTTTGCTGGCACCGGTGGCCCGTGACCCTGTGTATTCAAGAATCAATGGTAAATATATGAGGTAGATATCCAAATCATAGGGGAACGGTGTCGTGATAATAAGTAATTGCATCAAAAAGGCTGGGATACTTAATGAATGGAATATGGACAGTAAAAACATTGATTTTTCAGTCAAGTCTCTCAGTTTTGCTCATTTTGAAAAGGAGAGAATCGCCGAGCAAAATGATGCTTTTTTGAATTGCATAAAAGGAAATGCAGGCTTTAACATTTCCACGAAAAGGTATATCTCATCGGCATCCCAATGACTTCCGCTTTGTGCTTTACACTGCCTCATTTCCTTTGTTGTTTCAAAAGCAACATCTCCAATCAGTACTTTTCCACCAACAGATAGATGGCTAATTGATTCTTTAATTAGCCGAATTTTTTGAAAATCATTCAAATGATGAATCGCATATGTACAAACGATAAAGTCAAATGATTTATCAGAGAGAATGACAGGCAGCCCTTGCGTAAAATCATGCTGAACTAATACTGCATTCGGCATTTTCTGTTTTGCAATTTCAATCATCTTAGGTGAAAAGTCGATACCGCAAATCGAGCATTCCTCGTCATATGGTTTTTTTGACAAAATTCCCGTTCCAAAATCAATATCGAGAATATTTTTTCCATTCTCGCTTTTTACAATGTCATAGATTGTCCCTAATACTTTTCTATACCCAGCAAACGGGTATTCATTTGCTTCTTCGCTAAGGTTGACGCTTTTATCGTAGCCGTCTGCCCATAAATTAAACTCTTTACTATTCAGCACCAGCTTACCTCCTGTTCTATAAAATGCT
Proteins encoded in this region:
- a CDS encoding YetF domain-containing protein → MDGIWNSTQDLNVWGFAIRTLIVGAMLYVASRFLPHRSGGQYAGFDFTFFWMMGGLIASPLFDSKISFTNTIMTAATIYLMHYLISFIAVKSRTFARVVFGKEEILISKGQIQRKNMMKSLFPIELLLAGLREVDAPNIDEVDTAMLETSGRVSVLKKTDHIPVTPADLNIPVTGGGLPKVLINDGKIIDQNLEEIGHDRNWLIGELNQQGAMDAEDIYLATIDETGKVYCSLRKKKGR
- a CDS encoding DUF2383 domain-containing protein: MNNNLNMLHDLLQTEITNQSMYNKYMMDIQNPEIRQMFMQMRDGKMQQVTQLQQEIKNFMRS
- a CDS encoding class I SAM-dependent methyltransferase translates to MELPSLFAKYHILLDIKQQAFYRTGGKLVLNSKEFNLWADGYDKSVNLSEEANEYPFAGYRKVLGTIYDIVKSENGKNILDIDFGTGILSKKPYDEECSICGIDFSPKMIEIAKQKMPNAVLVQHDFTQGLPVILSDKSFDFIVCTYAIHHLNDFQKIRLIKESISHLSVGGKVLIGDVAFETTKEMRQCKAQSGSHWDADEIYLFVEMLKPAFPFMQFKKASFCSAILSFSK